The following proteins come from a genomic window of Solwaraspora sp. WMMA2065:
- a CDS encoding adenosine deaminase, producing MVAVSLAEIVRAPKVLLHDHLDGGLRPATVVELADEVGHVLPVTDPSELGRWFVSAADSGSLERYLETFAHTVAVMQTEAGLFRVAAECAVDLAADGVVYAEVRFAPEQHLSRGLGLGQVVEAVLAGFAAGCAEAAEAGRVIRVGTLLTAMRHAARSQEIAELAVRYRDVGVVGFDIAGAEAGFPPTRHLDAFEFLQRENFHFTIHAGEAFGLPSIWQAIQWCGADRLGHGVRIVDDIEVGGGGVRLGRLASYVRDKRIPLELCPSSNVQTGAVGSIGEHPVGLLRDLRFRVTVNTDNRLMSGTSMSREMWLLVEAFGWGWSELRWLTVNAMKSAFIPFDERLAVIDDVIKPAYRSLVEVEVADRVG from the coding sequence ATGGTGGCTGTTTCGTTGGCGGAGATTGTTCGGGCGCCGAAGGTGTTGCTGCATGACCATCTGGATGGTGGGTTGCGGCCGGCGACGGTGGTGGAGTTGGCGGACGAGGTGGGTCATGTGCTGCCGGTGACGGATCCGTCGGAGTTGGGTCGGTGGTTCGTGTCGGCGGCTGATTCGGGGTCGTTGGAGCGGTATCTGGAGACGTTCGCGCACACGGTGGCGGTGATGCAGACGGAGGCGGGGTTGTTCCGGGTGGCGGCGGAGTGTGCGGTGGATCTGGCGGCGGACGGGGTGGTGTACGCGGAGGTGCGGTTCGCGCCGGAGCAGCATCTGTCGCGGGGGTTGGGGTTGGGTCAGGTGGTGGAGGCGGTGTTGGCGGGGTTCGCGGCGGGGTGTGCGGAGGCGGCGGAGGCGGGTCGGGTGATCCGGGTGGGGACGTTGTTGACGGCGATGCGGCATGCGGCGCGGTCGCAGGAGATCGCGGAGTTGGCGGTGCGGTACCGGGATGTGGGGGTGGTGGGGTTCGACATCGCGGGTGCGGAGGCGGGTTTTCCGCCGACGCGGCATTTGGACGCGTTCGAGTTTTTGCAGCGGGAAAATTTTCATTTCACGATTCATGCGGGTGAGGCGTTCGGGTTGCCGTCGATCTGGCAGGCGATTCAGTGGTGTGGTGCGGATCGGTTGGGGCATGGGGTGCGGATCGTGGATGACATCGAGGTGGGTGGGGGTGGGGTGCGGTTGGGGCGGTTGGCGTCGTATGTGCGGGACAAGCGGATTCCGTTGGAGTTGTGTCCGTCGTCGAATGTGCAGACGGGTGCGGTGGGTTCGATTGGTGAGCATCCGGTGGGGTTGTTGCGTGATCTGCGGTTCCGGGTGACGGTGAACACGGACAACCGGTTGATGAGTGGGACGTCGATGTCGCGGGAGATGTGGTTGTTGGTGGAGGCGTTCGGGTGGGGGTGGTCGGAGTTGCGGTGGTTGACGGTGAACGCGATGAAGAGTGCGTTCATCCCGTTCGACGAGCGGCTGGCGGTCATCGACGACGTCATCAAGCCCGCGTACCGGTCCCTCGTCGAGGTCGAGGTGGCCGACCGTGTCGGTTGA